ATTATGAAAATATTAATTGTTGTTTTTACGATGACAATCGCCATTCATTCATGGCTAGTATTTTCGCATTTATTAATTAATCATACATTATACATAGGCAGTGTTTTTTTCCTTATCGCTTTGCTAGAGATTTCTAATATTGTCATATCAGTCCCGCAAAATTTAGACACTGTATTATTAGGCGTCTGGATACAGATTTTAATGCAGATTGCATTAGTAATAGGTATCCTACTTATGATTATAAAGCCTAGAATAAAGTTAACATTGGCTCACCGTAGGGTAGCTTATGGAATCGCCCTTTTTACTGTTACCATTATGCTTCTTATTTTATATAAGGCACAGCCATTGCTTGAAAATAGTTCTCCGATAATACCACATACAGTCCAATTATTGACTGGGATGATCCAAGGTGTTTCTATCTATTTTTTAAGCAAGCATTATAGAAGTGCGCCGAAACAGGTGCTATGGCTCATTAGTGGGTCAGTATACTTAATTTTAAGCGATCTTTTGTTTGTTTTCAGCAAAGACTACAGTGCGATTTGGATGTTTACCGCTCTACTTTACCAGTTTTTAGCTTATTATGTTTTCTTAAAGGCGATTTACTATACTTCTGTGGAAAAACCTTATCTACAGCTATTGAAAATTAAGCAAGACCTGGAACAATCGCAACAGGAGCTAACTTTTCAAGCTTATCATGATGATATTACCCAACTGCCAAATGAGCGTCTTCTGCTGAAAACATTAAAGGAGGAGTTGCATAAGGATGGTAAATGTAAGGCAGTTATTTCTATTGAAATTGACCGTCTTGCAACCATTAGCGACTCCTTAGGTATTAGCAATTCCAATAAAATGATGAAACTTGTAGCGGAAAGGATTCAAGCAATGCTACCTCCGCATTATTTTGCAACAAAGTTACGGGAAAGCCAATTCGTTATTTATGTTAATCATGTACAAACACATGAAGAACTAATACAGTTTTGTCTGAACTTAAAAAGTGCAATGGATAAGCCACTACAAGTACAGCTTTTCTCATTAAAAGGTAATGTGAATATAGGCATTGCATTCAATGAAAAATATTGTTCTGCTGAAGAATTATTGATGCATGCACAGCTTGCAATGCGTGAAGCAAGCCAAATACCGCAACGTTTTCTTTTTTATAAAGAGCATATGTCAACTGGCGTGACAGATCGTATATTACTAGAGCAGGAATTACATAGAGCACTCGAACAACAGGAATTTTATTTGGATTACCAGCCTCAAATAAATTTGAAAACAGGGAGAATTGAATCGGTGGAGGCGCTTGTGCGTTGGCGTCATCCAGTTCGTGGCTTTATTCCACCAGATAAGTTTATAGAGATTGCCGAGGAGTCCGGTCTAATTATTCCTCTTGGTAAATGGATACTAGAAACTGCATGCTTGCAAGCGAAGGCGTGGGAGGCACAAGGTCTACCTAAAATGAAGGTTGCAGTTAATTTATCGCTTGGGCAATTATTTCAGCAAGATTTAGTGCAAATGGTGAAGGAGATTTTACAGCAAAGTAAGCTTGAACCAAGCTATCTTCAGTTGGAAATAACCGAAAGTATGACAATGAATATTGATCAAATGACCCAATTATTACATGAATTAAAAGGACTAGGAATTCAAATAGCAGTCGATGATTTTGGGACAGGTTACTCGTCCTTGTCATATTTAAAAGAATTTCCAATTGACTGTTTAAAAATCGACCGCGCTTTTGTACATAATATCCAGCATGACGCTAATGATGAAGCGCTCGTTTCTATGATTTTGTCTATGGCTAAGCATTTACGTCTAAAGGTTGTGGCTGAGGGGATAGAAGAAGTTGCTCAACTGGCATTCCTTATTGCAGGCGATTGCGATTATATACAAGGTTATTTATTTAGTAAACCTATTACTGCCGAGCAGCTGACTGCGACGTTTAAAGATTTACATGTTCATGCTGAACAGATTTTAGAGCAGTTTAAATGCGGTGAAAAATATCACATTTAATGCACTGAGTGTAAAGGAATAAAAGGCAAAATCCGCTTTGACTTAAGTTGGGACAGCAAATTTGGATGTAATATGCTGGCCGACAAAAGTACAATGCGGATTTTTTTAGGTTGGGGTGTTATTTAATGAACGAGGTATTCTTCTTTTAGCTCGGAAATCGTAACTTCAGAGCGTTCTTCTAGTGAGCGTCGTAAATGAACGGTTGCTGTTTTGCCATCTTCATGTAGCTTATCAATCCATACAGAAACGCCATTATAGCTCACTTCATATTCCTTTGGAGAGGCAACAATTTCTTGTGCGCGTAAATAATCCAATCGAAGACCCTCCTTATTTTTTTTGCTTGTTTTTCGTTACGGAATTAATAAGCTCCGTAAATTCTTGAGAAAATTCTTCTTTTACTTTGTTTGGTGCAATTTTTTGGTTTTTTGGCGTCTGCGGTAATGAACCTTTGTTATTGCTTTGCCCTTGCTTATTATCTCTTCCCATGTTTGTATGCTCCTTTCGCTTTAATATTTCTTAATATGGCTTCGAATTGATATTTTTATCAAGGGAAAAACTAGGGAAACATAAGAATAACATGTAGCAATGCAAAAAAAATGAGTGTATATGTTTACTTATGAAAGGTCGAGTTTAGGTAAATGATAAGTGCAATATTTATTTCTTTATTGAAAAATTATTATCTAATAGTGCCCAGTTTTGTGGGAAAGGAAAACCTAAAGCCCAATAGCTAATACCACGGAGATTATATTCCTTTGTTAGGTCGAACTTAGCTTGTGCGCTTCTTGCATCTTCAAACCATACTTCATGATTTTTTCCTTGCTTGTCAACATAGCGAAAATAAGGGGATTGTGCCGTTCTGTCATATTGGATAGTTGCTCCATATTGTTGCGCTCTTGCCACCGCTTCTTGCGGGCTAAATGTTTCTGCTTCTTGACCTTTCACGTGTGGAACGAGCCAATCACGTGCATAAATTTGGAAGCCTAAAAATATTTTATTAGCAGACATTACGGTTAGAGCATATTCTACAACTTTCCTCATTTCATTAATTGGAGAGATTGCCTGCGGAGGTCCAAGTCGATAGCCCCATTCATAAGTCATCAGTATAACAAAATCTGCAATTCTTCCATGTGCCTCATAATCATATGCTTCATAAGTTGACCCTGCTGGAGATGGACCTGTTTTTGGAGCAAGTGCGGTTGATACTAAATATCCTTTCGGGTGAAGGCGATCAACTGCTAATTGAAGGAATTGGTTATAGTTTTCTCGATCAGCGGGTAGGACATTTTCGAAGTCTACATTTAGTACTTTATAGCCTTTATCGTCCATGACTTTTAAAATATTATCGATAACTTTTTCTGATAATTGCTCATTCGATAATATTACATGGGTTAAGTTGGATCCAGTTTCTGTTGATGTGAAGTTCGTAACGGTTAACATCGGTATAATATTTTGAGAATTAGCAGCATCTAGCATTGCTTTGTCGTTCAAAGGTTCTAATGTTCCGTCTGCGTTCATCAAATAAGCAAACGGACTAAAATAAGTAAGAAGATAGCCCACTGCATTTAGTGACTGAACAGCTTCATCGGGTGTTTGGTACGTATAGGCATTTACTTCAACGATAGGTTTCGTTCTTGGAATAACTAAGTGTGAACCGACATAAATCATATTGGGGTTTGTAATATCGTTTTCCTCTATAATGGCTTGAACGGTTGTACTATAGCTCCTAGCAATTTGTGATAATGTCTCGCCAGCTTCCACAATATGAAT
The genomic region above belongs to Lysinibacillus sp. FSL W8-0992 and contains:
- a CDS encoding YfhD family protein; this translates as MGRDNKQGQSNNKGSLPQTPKNQKIAPNKVKEEFSQEFTELINSVTKNKQKK
- a CDS encoding H-type small acid-soluble spore protein; the protein is MDYLRAQEIVASPKEYEVSYNGVSVWIDKLHEDGKTATVHLRRSLEERSEVTISELKEEYLVH
- a CDS encoding LysM peptidoglycan-binding domain-containing protein — its product is MLIHVVSAGETLWQIANRYAAPMSAIIQLNALPDPNQLVIGQSLVIPSSFTTHTVKKGETLSSIAQQYNVSLQSIIQVNHLTNPDVLTPGTKLIIPPIIHIVEAGETLSQIARSYSTTVQAIIEENDITNPNMIYVGSHLVIPRTKPIVEVNAYTYQTPDEAVQSLNAVGYLLTYFSPFAYLMNADGTLEPLNDKAMLDAANSQNIIPMLTVTNFTSTETGSNLTHVILSNEQLSEKVIDNILKVMDDKGYKVLNVDFENVLPADRENYNQFLQLAVDRLHPKGYLVSTALAPKTGPSPAGSTYEAYDYEAHGRIADFVILMTYEWGYRLGPPQAISPINEMRKVVEYALTVMSANKIFLGFQIYARDWLVPHVKGQEAETFSPQEAVARAQQYGATIQYDRTAQSPYFRYVDKQGKNHEVWFEDARSAQAKFDLTKEYNLRGISYWALGFPFPQNWALLDNNFSIKK
- a CDS encoding putative bifunctional diguanylate cyclase/phosphodiesterase, which gives rise to MENARNHLIIDKRELWYSAIPLLLLIPLLAFNNQLITIFIEGSIVDYLRLIMKILIVVFTMTIAIHSWLVFSHLLINHTLYIGSVFFLIALLEISNIVISVPQNLDTVLLGVWIQILMQIALVIGILLMIIKPRIKLTLAHRRVAYGIALFTVTIMLLILYKAQPLLENSSPIIPHTVQLLTGMIQGVSIYFLSKHYRSAPKQVLWLISGSVYLILSDLLFVFSKDYSAIWMFTALLYQFLAYYVFLKAIYYTSVEKPYLQLLKIKQDLEQSQQELTFQAYHDDITQLPNERLLLKTLKEELHKDGKCKAVISIEIDRLATISDSLGISNSNKMMKLVAERIQAMLPPHYFATKLRESQFVIYVNHVQTHEELIQFCLNLKSAMDKPLQVQLFSLKGNVNIGIAFNEKYCSAEELLMHAQLAMREASQIPQRFLFYKEHMSTGVTDRILLEQELHRALEQQEFYLDYQPQINLKTGRIESVEALVRWRHPVRGFIPPDKFIEIAEESGLIIPLGKWILETACLQAKAWEAQGLPKMKVAVNLSLGQLFQQDLVQMVKEILQQSKLEPSYLQLEITESMTMNIDQMTQLLHELKGLGIQIAVDDFGTGYSSLSYLKEFPIDCLKIDRAFVHNIQHDANDEALVSMILSMAKHLRLKVVAEGIEEVAQLAFLIAGDCDYIQGYLFSKPITAEQLTATFKDLHVHAEQILEQFKCGEKYHI